The Raphanus sativus cultivar WK10039 chromosome 2, ASM80110v3, whole genome shotgun sequence genome includes a region encoding these proteins:
- the LOC108838584 gene encoding uncharacterized protein LOC108838584: protein MRRFNHAWFDQYKNWLEYSVKKDAAYCLCCYLFRDINGKGGKTDAWINEGFSSWNKFSKLAEHVGQVNSFHNNAVIKCENLMRQGLPFRGHNESETSANKGNFMELLKYTSEQNEVVKVIKSIIEEIDHDVFGLLVDESADVSDKEQMAVVFRFVDKSGIVKERFISIIHVAETSSAYLKSAIDSLFAKLGLSMKKLRGQGYDGAIGASCKRKYQIREDHRKMIEEDILDGKINTGKGLNQEVAIQRPGHTRWGSHYRTLLRLIELFSSIINLQEFNDRFTEANTELLTCVASLSPIGSFSEFDLSKLMNLAKFYPDDFSPTECISLEQQLSIYIDNVRHDDRFSHLNSLGDLARMLVDTRKHLSLPLVYRLLKLALILPVATATVEICFQQ, encoded by the exons ATGAGGCGATTTAATCATGCTTGGTTTGATCAGTATAAGAACTGGTTAGAATATAGTGTTAAGAAAGACGCTGCGTATTGTCTATGTTGTTACTTGTTTAGAGATATTAATGGAAAAGGTGGAAAAACTGATGCATGGATTAACGAAGGTTTTTCTAGCTGGAATAAGTTCAGTAAGCTTGCAGAACATGTGGGACAGGTTAATAGCTTTCATAATAATGCAGTTATAAAATGTGAAAACTTGATGAGACAAG GTCTTCCTTTTCGTGGTCATAATGAGTCAGAAACATCTGCTAATAAAGGAAACTTTATGGAGCTTCTGAAATACACTTCTGAACAAAATGAAGTTGTGA AGGTAATCAAATCTATTATTGAAGAAATTGATCATGACGTTTTTGGTTTGCTGGTTGATGAATCTGCTGACGTTTCTGATAAAGAACAAATGGCAGTAGTATTTCGGTTTGTTGATAAAAGTGGGATTGTCAAAGAAAGATTCATTAGCATTATACATGTGGCTGAGACATCTTCAGCATATCTGAAATCTGCTATTGATTCTTTGTTTGCTAAGCTTGGGTTGAGCATGAAAAAGTTGAGAGGACAAGGTTACGATGGCGCAA TTGGAGCTTCGTGTAAGAGAAAGTATCAGATTCGAGAAGATCACAGAAAAATGATTGAGGAAGATATTCTTGATGGTAAAATCAACACAGGAAAAGGGTTGAATCAAGAGGTTGCTATTCAGAGACCAGGGCATACACGTTGGGGTTCTCACTACAGAACTTTGTTGCGTTTGATTGAGTTATTTTCTTCCATCATCAAT CTTCAAGAATTTAATGATCGCTTTACTGAGGCAAACACTGAGTTGCTTACTTGTGTTGCTTCTTTATCTCCTATTGGTTCATTTTCTGAGTTTGACCTTTCGAAGCTGATGAACTTAGCCAAGTTCTATCCTGACGACTTTAGTCCTACAGAGTGCATATCTCTTGAGCAGCAGTTGTCTATCTACATCGACAATGTTCGACATGATGATAGATTTAGTCATTTGAATAGTCTAGGAGACCTTGCTCGTATGTTGGTGGATACACGGAAACATCTATCACTTCCTTTGGTTTATAGGCTTTTGAAGTTAGCTTTGATTTTGCCAGTCGCAACTGCAACTGTTGAAATATGTTTTCAGCAATGA
- the LOC130508642 gene encoding glutathione S-transferase T2-like, whose amino-acid sequence MSLIGDSNLSCVSEKFVVVLDLLALGLHVGLFKSPLSVPNILRLHLHLKTPAQRRERKKWTPADDEVLISAWLNTSKDAIVGNDQKSGTFWNRVQEYYASSPHVIAGGLKTKHNHCKQRWHKLNDWTNKFCGVFAAAERRMTSGQSENDVLKLAHKIYYELHNQKLNLPKTTSSSKRKTCEPVSQNSSTNFGDVGDVGEVPYVEMRPEGVKAAKARRAGKGKTIEDYKTMCELKMINLEKKEKLSKLGILDTLLAKKEPLSEAEEVNFYVNGREYHLAYYLTDGIYPK is encoded by the exons ATGTCTCTTATCGGCGATTCTAACCTCTCGTGTGTTTCGGAAAAG TTTGTTGTGGTTCTCGATCTACTCGCTTTGGGATTGCATGTTGGTTTGTTT AAATCCCCCCTTTCAGTTCCCAACATTCTGAGGCTCCACCTACACCTGAAGACACCCGCACAGCGTAGGGAGAGGAAGAAATGGACTCCAGCTGATGACGAGGTTCTTATCAGCGCCTGGCTCAACACATCCAAGGATGCTATAGTTGGCAATGATCAGAAGTCAGGCACCTTTTGGAACCGAGTTCAAGAGTACTACGCGTCTAGTCCTCATGTTATAGCGGGGGGTCTGAAGACAAAGCATAACCATTGTAAGCAGAGGTGGCATAAGCTCAACGACTGGACAAACAAGTTTTGTGGAGTTTTCGCTGCTGCAGAGAGACGAATGACCAGTGGACAGAGTGAGAACGACGTTCTAAAGCTGGCTCATAAAATATACTACGAGCTCCATAACCAGAA GCTGAACCTGCCTAAAACAACTTCCAgttccaaaagaaaaacatgtgaACCCGTTTCGCAAAACTCAAGCACCAATTTTGGTGACGTTGGGGACGTCGGTGAAGTTCCTTACGTTGAGATGCGACCTGAAGGTGTGAAGGCTGCTAAAGCTAGAAGAGCTGGTAAAGGGAAGACTATTGAGGACTATAAGACAATGTGTGAGCTGAAGATGATAAatttggagaagaaggagaaactATCCAAGCTCGGCATTCTTGACACTCTCCTTGCTAAGAAGGAACCGCTTAGTGAGGCTGAAGAAGTCAATTTCTACGTCAACGGAAGGGAATATCATCTGGCTTACTATCTAACGGATGGTATTTATCCGAAATAG